In Seonamhaeicola sp. S2-3, the genomic window CTTCACAATTCATAAAAAGAATGGCTAAAATTGGGACTATAAATTTTCGCATAACATTTATTTTTATTTTACTAAATAACATTATAAATATGAATTTTAATAAAAACTACCTCAATTTTTTACATTTTAAAGGGTGTTTGTTACTGTTAATCGATGTTTTCACTCGTTTTTAATCTTTCAAAAAATGCTTTTTTAGGTTTTTTGATTTACCTTAATAACGTATTTTTACCTAGTTATTTAACCCGTTATTTAGCATTTCTAAAGTTTGAACTTGATTGAATTAAAAGAATTCCTAGACTCTAAAGTTTTTCAATACAACAACCCTAAGTTTATTGAGACTGACCCTATACAAATACCGCACGCATTTAGCTTAAAAGAAGATATTGAAATTGCCGCTTTTTTGACAGCGACCATAGCTTGGGGTAACCGAAAAATGATTATTAAAAATGCACAACGCATGATGGAATTGCTTGACAACGCACCTCATGACTTTGTAATGAATCATAATAAAACTGATTTAGAAAAACTTTCATCATTTGTACACCGCACATTTAATGGTGATGATTTTATTCAATTTATAACATCATTAAATCATATCTATAAACAATACAATAGTTTAGAATTTGTATTTTTAAAACACGCAGAAAAAGACTCCCTTCAAAAAGCTATTTCAAAATTTAAAGAAATTTTTTTTGAAATTGAACATTTACCTCGTACCGAAAAACATGTTAGCAACCCCTTAAAAAATTCTGCTGCAAAACGTATAAACATGTTTTTACGATGGATGGTAAGACAAGACCAAGCTGGTGTAGATTTTGGTATTTGGAAAAGCATCTCGCCTTCTCAACTATCTTGTCCTTTAGATGTACATTCTGGAAATGTTGCTAGAAAACTAGGAATTCTAACAAGAAAACAAAATGATGCTAAAGCTTTATTAGAGTTAGACACCGCTCTTCGTAAACTAGATAAACAAGACCCTGTAAAATATGATTTTGCCTTGTTTGGACTTGGGGTTTTTGAAGGCTTTTAATGAAAATAAAAACGATTGACAAACAGAGAGTTTATCAATCGTTAAATATATTATAAGTTATAAATAGCTTTTACCCCTTTAACCAAGCTTTTCTTAATGCTTTTTGAGCATCTGTAGCATCAGCTTTTTCAACAATAGCTTTACCTGTTGTATAAGATTTTGTGGTAGTTGTTTTAATAACTACTTCTTCTCCATTTCTATCTAATTTAATCTCTACATCCATACCAGGTTTCCACATAAAAACATCTTGTAAAACTTTATTGGCGTTTTGTAAGGTTAAATCTGTACCATTAATGGTTTTAATAACATCATTAGGCAATGCGCCATTTTCTGCCCAAAAACTATTTTTTAATACTTTATCTGTAAAGAAAATTGTTCCTTTTTCTGGATCTCCACCAACAATAGGAGCTCCATCCATTAAAATGTAATTGGTTTCTACTTTACCTTCGCCTATTTCTAAACCTACTTTTTCTAAAAACTTATTGTAATTAATAGGGATGTCTCCTATAACATGTGTATCAAAGAAATCGGCTAAAGATGGGTAGGTCATAGCTACAATTTCATCTATTAATTTATCATCTTCAAAAGGTTTATTTTTACCGTATTTATTTGATAATTCTTTCATTAAACTTAGAATACCTCTGTTTCCGTTGCTTCCTTCTCTAATTAAAATATCAACACACATACCTATTAAAGCTCCTTTTTGGTATACATTTAAGTATTGATCTTTATAAGGCTCTTTAAGTACATTTTCACTCATAATAGTGAAACTCATAGCATCATTCATTTGAG contains:
- a CDS encoding TIGR02757 family protein; the protein is MNLIELKEFLDSKVFQYNNPKFIETDPIQIPHAFSLKEDIEIAAFLTATIAWGNRKMIIKNAQRMMELLDNAPHDFVMNHNKTDLEKLSSFVHRTFNGDDFIQFITSLNHIYKQYNSLEFVFLKHAEKDSLQKAISKFKEIFFEIEHLPRTEKHVSNPLKNSAAKRINMFLRWMVRQDQAGVDFGIWKSISPSQLSCPLDVHSGNVARKLGILTRKQNDAKALLELDTALRKLDKQDPVKYDFALFGLGVFEGF